The Bryobacteraceae bacterium genomic sequence CGCGGATGCGAAGTACCCATTTTTGCACAATGCCGATGGTGTATCATCGGAGGAGCGAATTTTTCCGCGAGGACCGTGCCCGGGCAACCGTAGGCGCCGTCCGCAGATTCCATGCCGGGAAGGGGTGAGCACCACTTTGGCTGATGTAGTCGTACAAGAAGGCGAAAGCCTGGAAAGCGCGTTACGCCGCTTCAAAAGGAAAGTGCAGCAGGAAGATATCATCAAAGACATCAAGCGGCACTCCTACTACATGAAGCCCGGCGAGAAGAAGCGCACCAAGGCCGCCTTGGCCCGGAAGCGAAGCCGGAAGAAGCGTCAAAAAGAATCGGAGTGAGCCACTCCCGGTTCAGGTTTCAAGGGGCGCGGACCAACAACGGTTCGCGCCCCTTTCGCGTTCCCGCGGGTTACAATGGAGACTTCCTATGAGCGCTAGCGCCCGTGAATTCACCGCCGGTCCGGACCCCTACGGCGCCACCTGGAACGTTCGCTTCCTCTGGCTCCAGAACGGCATCTCGATCCGCCACGCCGACACCATCGACTGCAAGTTCGTCGTCGACGACGGCTCCGGCCCGCGCGAGATGGTTCTCGCCCTTCCCCACCCCGTATTGCGCCAGATGCATCAGCGGCTGGGGCAGCCACTGAGCGATGCCTGGTGCATGAAACTGGCGGCCGCGCATCTCCGGCACATCGCCGCTAGCGGCGAGGATGCCGAGAAGACCCTGATCACGCTCAGCCCGGAAGACCTCGACCGGGCGAACAAGACTCTTCAATAGCGCGAACCCGCTCAATCGCGAAAGAGGCCGGCTCCGCAGCCGGCCCTTTCCTCGTGTCCACGTTCGGCGGCCTTGCTACGGCGCGGTGAGCACCTCGACGCCCGAAACGCGGGCCGGGCCCGTGCCCGGACGGAACGTCAGTTCAAGGATGCCGTTGCTCACGGTGGCCACCGGTAGTGTCTTCACGAGCCGCGTGTTCAGCGGAACCTCGGCGCGAATATCGAAGTTCGTCAGCACCGCCGTGCCGTTCTGCAGCACGTTGAACTTGCGTACGCCGACCCCGTAGGTGTTCTCCACGAAGTGCAGGTTCACCTGGTAGTTCCCGTTCGGAACCGGAATCCGGTATTTGAACTCTGGGAAGTAGGTGCTGTCGCGCGAAGTGGAAAGCACCGCCTCCAGCACCGCGCCGTCAAACACAGGCACGTACTGTCCGGCGCCGTCGGTCACGTAGCGATCCGTCACCCACGTGTGGCTTTGCGAGTCCGTGAAGTCCGAGGGCCAGTAGCCGGAGTTGATGCGGATCACCGGTGTCTGGTTGGCGTTGATCACCAGCGTGACGGCAATGGTGCGCGTCTGGCTGGCGCCGGTGACCGTGATCGTGGCGGTGTGCGTTCCGGCGCCAAGGCCGGCGATATTCACCGACGCAGACACGCCCGACGTGGGCGTCGCGCCGCTGGTGGGACTAACGGTCAGCCACGCCGCGTCGTCGCCAGCGGTCCACGAAATCGCGCCGCCGGCGCCGACGTTCGTTACGTCGAAGGTCTTCGCCGCCGGATTCGTTCCGCCCAGGGTAGCGGAGAAGCTGAGCGCCGAAGGCGACACCGCGAGATTGGGGGCGGCGATCACGTTCAACGTAACGGCCACCGTCTTCGTCTGGCCGCCTCCCTGCACGGTGATGGTTCCCGTATACTGGCCGGCGGTCAGGGCGGCGGACGAAATATTCACGGCCACCGCGTTCGCCGGGGTGGACCCCGACGGCGGGTTGACCGAGAGCCAGGAGGCGTTGCTCAGCGCCGTCCACGCCAGGGCTCCGCCACCGCCGGTGTTCGTGATTGCGATGGACTGCGAGGCCGGGTTGGACCCGACGTTGGTGTTGAAGGTGAGCGACGAAGGAGCCACCGTCAGCACGGGCGGCGCGGCCACGTTGAACGTCACCGCCACCGTCCGCGTCTCGCTGTTGCCGTTCACCGTGATCGTACCGGTGTAGACGCCCTGTTGGAGGCCGGCGGTTGCGGCGCTGACGACGACGCCGTTCGACGGCGTGCTGCCCGCCGTGGGGCTGACGCTCAGCCACGTGGCATCGTCGGACGCTGTCCACGAAATCGCTCCGCCGCCGCCCGCGTTGGTGATGTTGATCGTCTGATTCACCGGATTGGCGCCACCCACAGTCGCATTGAAGGTGAGTGAGGACGGCGACACGTTCAGCACCGGATTCGGCGGGGCGGCGGTGAGAATCTCGATGCCTGCGATGGTGGCGTTGTGCTGCACTCGCACAAGCCGCAGTTCGAGGATCCCATTGGTGACGGAAGCCACCGGAAGCTGCTTCACCAGGCGCGTGTAGGACGGGACCTCGGCGGCGATGTCGAAGTCATCGTAGATGAGCACGCCGTTCTGGAACACATCGAAGATGCGCACACCGGGCCCGACCGCTGTTTCGATGAAGTGCAGGTTCACCTGATAGTTTCCGTTCGCGAGCGGGATCTGGTAGAGGATCTCGTAGGGCTTGGCCAGAATCGCGCGACCGGCCGAGAGCACCGGATCGAAGACTCCGTTCTCGGCGACGCTCGTGTAGGCGCCTGTGCTATTCGGATTGAAGTAGCGGTCCGTCACCCAAAGGCGACCCTGCGAATCAGTGAAGTCCGACGGCCAGTAGCCGCTGTTGATTCGCATGACCGGCGTTCCGCCGCTCACTTGCGTGACGTCGAAGGTGACCGCGACGGTACGCGTCTGCCCCGCCCCGGCGACGGTGATCGTCGCGGTGTGCTGTCCGGCGGAGAGGCCGGCGGTGGCCGCCGTAACGGTGAGCGTGGAGGGAGTGCTGCCCGACCCCGGCGTCACCGTCAGCCACGTCGCGTCATCAGTCGCCGAAAAGCCGATCGGGCCGCCGCCGCCGCTGTTGCTCACGTTGACCGTCTTCGACGCAGGGTTGGCCCCCCCGGCCGATGCGGCGAACGACAAGCTCGTTGGCGACAGAGTGAGATTCTGCGCATCGCCGACCACCAGGGTCACGGGGATCACAATCGTCTGGCTGTTGCCATTGATTGTGATGTTCGCGTTGTAGGTTCCGACGCCGAGCCCCGCTGAGGCCACCATCGCTGTGACGGTGGACGGCGTGCTGCCGGCCGAGGCCGAGAGCGATAGCCAGGTCGCGTCGTCGGATGCCGTCCAGGCGATGGCGCTGCCGCCGCCGCTATTGGAGATATTGAAGGTCTGGTTCGGCGGATTCGCGCCGCCGGCCACCGCGGCATACGTAAGCGACGTGGGCGCTGCGCTCAGGCTCGGCGGAAGCGGACCACCGGAGAGTACTTCGATGCCGCTGACGGTAGGCGTCCCGATCTGGGCCTGGAACAGCAGCTCGAGGATTCCGTTGCTGACCGTCACTACTGGAAGCGCTTTCACAAGACGGGCGGAGAGGCCTGCTTCGGCCGCGACATCGAGATTGGCGAGAACCTGGGCCCCGTTCTGGTAGACGTGGAATTTCCGGGCGCCCGGTCCGCTCGAATACTCAACAAAGTGAAGGTTCACCTGGTAGGTACCGTTGGCAAGCGGAATCCGGTAGACGAACTGCGAATCGTAGATGCCGGAGCGGGCCGAGGAGAGCATGAAGTCGACGGCGCTGTTCTCGTCGAGCGTTACGTGGTAGGAGCCGCCCCCACCCGTCCCGTACTGATCAGTGGTCCAGGTTCGCCCCTGGCCGTCAGTGAACGGCGAGGGGTAATTTCCGGCGTTGATCCGCAGGGGCACGCTCGCCGTCTGGGCAACGAGTCCAGGCGCCGTGAGTGCGCTGGCAAGCATCACTCCTGCCGCCGCCAGGACGGACTTCAGGTTCAGGTACAAGGCAACCTCCGAAAAAGATATCCAGGTTGAGAGGGGGCGGGCCGTGGTCTTCCGGTCCACGGCCTCCCTACCCCAAGGCAATCCCTCACATTGGGGAATTCCATTCCTCCAAGCTCCCCGCTCACGGGGGGCTCGAAGCGTATTGTCATCCTAGCCGAGGGGAGAAAACCCTGACAATGGACATTTCCTTGCGAAAGTACCGTGAGTCCCGGAAAAAAGTACTACGACGCGTACAGGCCGGCATCCAAGCGGCGCCAACTAAAATAGTGCGATGTCTTATGAAATCGAACTGGCCGCGGCGCGGGCGGCGATGGCGCGGGCCGGGGCGAAAGCTTTCGAATATTGGCGAACCGGACTTGCCGCGGACGCAAAATCCGATGACAGTCCGGTAACGGCGGCCGACCGCGAATGCGAGCGGATCCTCGTCCAGGAGCTTTGCGCCCAATTTCCAGACGACGGAATTCTCGGCGAAGAAGGCGCCGAGAAGCCTTCGAGCAGCGGGCGACGCTGGATCGTCGACCCCATCGACGGCACCCGTGATTTCGTCCGCGGCAACCGGCTATGGTCCATGCTGCTCGCGCTCGAAGATGCCGGCGAGGTGGTGGTGGGCGTCGCGAACTTCCCCGCCCTC encodes the following:
- a CDS encoding malectin domain-containing carbohydrate-binding protein, whose product is MYLNLKSVLAAAGVMLASALTAPGLVAQTASVPLRINAGNYPSPFTDGQGRTWTTDQYGTGGGGSYHVTLDENSAVDFMLSSARSGIYDSQFVYRIPLANGTYQVNLHFVEYSSGPGARKFHVYQNGAQVLANLDVAAEAGLSARLVKALPVVTVSNGILELLFQAQIGTPTVSGIEVLSGGPLPPSLSAAPTSLTYAAVAGGANPPNQTFNISNSGGGSAIAWTASDDATWLSLSASAGSTPSTVTAMVASAGLGVGTYNANITINGNSQTIVIPVTLVVGDAQNLTLSPTSLSFAASAGGANPASKTVNVSNSGGGGPIGFSATDDATWLTVTPGSGSTPSTLTVTAATAGLSAGQHTATITVAGAGQTRTVAVTFDVTQVSGGTPVMRINSGYWPSDFTDSQGRLWVTDRYFNPNSTGAYTSVAENGVFDPVLSAGRAILAKPYEILYQIPLANGNYQVNLHFIETAVGPGVRIFDVFQNGVLIYDDFDIAAEVPSYTRLVKQLPVASVTNGILELRLVRVQHNATIAGIEILTAAPPNPVLNVSPSSLTFNATVGGANPVNQTINITNAGGGGAISWTASDDATWLSVSPTAGSTPSNGVVVSAATAGLQQGVYTGTITVNGNSETRTVAVTFNVAAPPVLTVAPSSLTFNTNVGSNPASQSIAITNTGGGGALAWTALSNASWLSVNPPSGSTPANAVAVNISSAALTAGQYTGTITVQGGGQTKTVAVTLNVIAAPNLAVSPSALSFSATLGGTNPAAKTFDVTNVGAGGAISWTAGDDAAWLTVSPTSGATPTSGVSASVNIAGLGAGTHTATITVTGASQTRTIAVTLVINANQTPVIRINSGYWPSDFTDSQSHTWVTDRYVTDGAGQYVPVFDGAVLEAVLSTSRDSTYFPEFKYRIPVPNGNYQVNLHFVENTYGVGVRKFNVLQNGTAVLTNFDIRAEVPLNTRLVKTLPVATVSNGILELTFRPGTGPARVSGVEVLTAP
- the rpsU gene encoding 30S ribosomal protein S21, whose translation is MADVVVQEGESLESALRRFKRKVQQEDIIKDIKRHSYYMKPGEKKRTKAALARKRSRKKRQKESE